The Synechococcus sp. RS9909 genomic interval TGTGAAGAAGCTCAGCGGCACCCAGTTCCGCAAGCTGCTCCGCAGCGGCGAGGAGATCCCTGAATGGTTCGCCTTCCGTAGCGTGGTGGACGTGCTGCGGGCCGCCTGAGCTCTCAGGAACCCATTAACATTCCTTCATCAGAGGCGAAACAACCTTGAACAAGCGCTGGCGCAATGTGGGGCTCTACGTGCTCCTCGTCGTGGTCGTGATCGTGGTGGGTACCGCCTTCCTCGAACGACCGGATCCATCCACAGCGGCCCGCACCCTTCGCTATAGCGACTTCGTGGAGGCGGTGCAGGACAACCAGGTCAGCCGGGTGTTGATCTCACCTGATCGGGGCACCGCCCAGGTGGTGGAGAACGATGGTCGCCGCGCTGAGGTGAACCTCGCCCCCGACAAGGACCTGCTTAAGCTGCTCACCGAGCACAACGTGGACATCGCCGTGCAGCCCACCCGGCAGCCCGGTGCCTGGCAGCAGGCAGCCGGCAGCCTGATTTTCCCCCTGCTGCTTCTGGGGGGGCTGTTCTTCCTGTTCCGTCGCGCTCAGGGGGGCGGCGGTGGCGGCAACCCGGCCATGAATTTCGGCAAGAGCAAGGCGCGGGTGCAAATGGAGCCTTCCACGCAGATCACCTTCGGGGATGTGGCGGGGATTGAAGGCGCCAAGCTTGAGCTCACCGAGGTCGTGGATTTCCTCAAGAACCCCGACCGTTTCACCGCCGTCGGTGCCAAGATCCCCAAGGGTGTTCTGCTGGTGGGGCCTCCCGGAACAGGCAAAACCCTTCTCGCCAAGGCCGTGGCTGGAGAAGCTGGCGTTCCGTTCTTCTCGATCTCCGGCTCCGAGTTCGTGGAGATGTTTGTGGGCGTCGGTGCCAGCCGTGTGCGCGATCTGTTCGAGCAGGCCAAGAAAAACGCCCCCTGCATCGTGTTCATCGATGAGATCGATGCGGTCGGGCGTCAGCGTGGCGCTGGTCTGGGCGGCGGCAACGACGAGCGTGAACAAACCCTCAACCAGCTGCTCACCGAGATGGATGGCTTCGAGGGCAACACCGGCATCATCATCGTGGCGGCCACCAATCGCCCCGACGTGCTGGATGCGGCCCTGATGCGTCCTGGTCGCTTTGACCGTCAGGTGGTGGTGGATCGTCCTGATTACAGCGGTCGCCTTCAGATTCTCCAGGTTCATGCCCGTGGCAAGACCCTGGCGAAGGATGTGGATCTCGACAAGGTGGCTCGCCGCACGCCCGGCTTCACCGGCGCCGATCTGTCCAATTTGCTCAATGAGGCCGCCATCCTCGCGGCTCGTCGTGAACTCACCGAAGTGAGTAACGATGAAATCAGTGATGCGATCGAGCGGGTGATGGCCGGTCCGGAGAAGAAGGACCGGGTGATGAGTGAACGGCGGAAGCGACTGGTTGCTTATCACGAAGCGGGGCATGCCCTCGTCGGTGCGCTCATGCCCGATTACGACCCGGTGCAGAAGATTTCGATCATTCCCCGCGGTCAGGCCGGTGGTCTCACCTTCTTCACCCCCAGTGAGGAGCGGATGGAATCGGGGCTTTACTCCCGTGCTTATCTGCAGAACCAGATGGCTGTGGCGCTCGGTGGTCGCGTTGCTGAGGAGATCGTCTACGGCGAAGACGAAGTCACCACCGGTGCCTCCAACGATCTGCAGCAGGTGGCTCAGGTGGCCCGCCAGATGGTCACCCGCTTCGGCATGAGTGACAAGCTGGGCCCGGTGGCGCTGGGCCGTGCCCAGGGCGGCATGTTCCTGGGGCGCGACATCGCCGCGGAGCGCGATTTTTCGGAAGACACCGCAGCCACCATCGATGAGGAGGTTTCTGATCTCGTGTCGGTCGCTTACAAGCGGGCCACCCAGGTGCTCACGCAGAATCGTTCCGTGCTCGATGAACTGGCCGAGATGCTGGTGGATCAGGAAACGGTCGACGCGGAGGATCTGCAGGAGCTGCTGATGCGTCGCGACGTCCGGGTTGCCGAATACGTCTGATTCAGGCGTGGCCGACCACTCCCGCTGGCGTAAGCGTCAGCGGGAGTTGATCGTGTCGCTTCGATCCCATCCGCTCCTGATGGTGTTCCGACCCGATCCTGCCGATCTCAGCGCGATTGATGTCTCACGCACCCGGCTGTGCGGCTGGATCGATCAGCTCTCCGATCGGGGCGTTCGCCATGTGGAGCTGGCCTGGTCAAATTCCCCCCAATGGCCTGATCTGATCCGTGCTCTGCAGCAGCGTCACCCGCGACTGAGCATCGGTGCCGCTTCGATTCGCTGCCAACGCGCGCTTGAGCAAGCGGCGGAGCTGGGATTGACCTACGCGATGTCGCCTTGCCTTGATGAGGTTCTGTTGGCGTTGGCTCGGCGCCTCGATCTGGTGCTTGTGCCCGGAGTGATGACGCCGTCGGAGATCCATCGTGCTGTGACCTGCGGATGTGAGCTGGTGAAACTGTTCCCTGCCGCCAGCCTCGGCATCGACTACC includes:
- the ftsH3 gene encoding ATP-dependent zinc metalloprotease FtsH3, yielding MNKRWRNVGLYVLLVVVVIVVGTAFLERPDPSTAARTLRYSDFVEAVQDNQVSRVLISPDRGTAQVVENDGRRAEVNLAPDKDLLKLLTEHNVDIAVQPTRQPGAWQQAAGSLIFPLLLLGGLFFLFRRAQGGGGGGNPAMNFGKSKARVQMEPSTQITFGDVAGIEGAKLELTEVVDFLKNPDRFTAVGAKIPKGVLLVGPPGTGKTLLAKAVAGEAGVPFFSISGSEFVEMFVGVGASRVRDLFEQAKKNAPCIVFIDEIDAVGRQRGAGLGGGNDEREQTLNQLLTEMDGFEGNTGIIIVAATNRPDVLDAALMRPGRFDRQVVVDRPDYSGRLQILQVHARGKTLAKDVDLDKVARRTPGFTGADLSNLLNEAAILAARRELTEVSNDEISDAIERVMAGPEKKDRVMSERRKRLVAYHEAGHALVGALMPDYDPVQKISIIPRGQAGGLTFFTPSEERMESGLYSRAYLQNQMAVALGGRVAEEIVYGEDEVTTGASNDLQQVAQVARQMVTRFGMSDKLGPVALGRAQGGMFLGRDIAAERDFSEDTAATIDEEVSDLVSVAYKRATQVLTQNRSVLDELAEMLVDQETVDAEDLQELLMRRDVRVAEYV
- a CDS encoding bifunctional 4-hydroxy-2-oxoglutarate aldolase/2-dehydro-3-deoxy-phosphogluconate aldolase — protein: MADHSRWRKRQRELIVSLRSHPLLMVFRPDPADLSAIDVSRTRLCGWIDQLSDRGVRHVELAWSNSPQWPDLIRALQQRHPRLSIGAASIRCQRALEQAAELGLTYAMSPCLDEVLLALARRLDLVLVPGVMTPSEIHRAVTCGCELVKLFPAASLGIDYHRLLAAPMAPLPFMIAAGGLRADGLRAWLAAGYDAIALGRSAIVAEGLDPALDEWLT